The sequence ATACGCTGTTGTAGCTGTTGAGCTTCGCGTTCCCGTTCGCGAAGCTCAGAAAGCATCGCATCTACTTGTTCGAACGATACATCTGGATACGCCTCATGCCACATCTTTTTTTCTTCTTCAACTCGCGCACGTTTTTCTAAACATTTTTCTTCCCATTCACGAATTTGTTGGCCGATCGTTTCCATTTGGTATGCATATTGCTGTTGTTTTTGTTTTTGTTCGTTCCATTGTTCCATGTAGTGACGCACACGTTCCCGACATTCCACGTAATCTTGATACAGCGCCTTTTGTTCGACTTCCGCCTCTTGTAACGAACAAAGCGGTGTTTCTTCAACTTCTCGTTTCACTTTTTCGACATCAACATGCTGCGGCAACGGTTGACGCGCCATCAGTTCGGCCAATTGCTCCACTTGCACTTTGATTTGTTGCATAGCGATCATGAGCTGTTCCCCATGTTGAATGGAATGCTCCATTCGTTTCATCGCTTCTTCCTCGAGCGCCGTTTCTTTTCTTTTTGCTCGATTCGGATGATGCGTCGAACCACAAACAGGACAAGCCTCGCCATCACGCAAACGTTCGGCTAACGTTGCCGCTAAATCATGTAACCGCGCCGCTTCCATTTGCTTTCTTTCTTCTTTCTTTTGATAAACGAGTACCGCGACTTGCCTTTCGCGCTCACATACACGATGATACAACGATTCGACATAACGAAACGTTGCAACGAATCGCGCTTCGTTTTCTTTCATTTGTTTCATTACTTCGTCGTACGTTTGTTTCAACGTTTCGTACACTTTTTGTTTGTTTTCTTTTTCCCTTTCTAACTCTTCAAGCTGTTGTTGCTGCAATTGAATTCGCTTTTTTATCTCGTACGCTTGTTCCAATCGCTCTTTGACATGTACGTCTACTCTTTTTTCTTCCCATTGTTTTTTTAACTCTGCTTGTTTCGCACTCCATGTCGTATATTCTTTCGTGCACGTTTCAACCATTTGGAGCGCTTGTTGTTCTTTTTGCTCGATCTCTCGCAAGCTCGCGCGTAGCTTGGCTTGTTGTTGTTCGAGCGATCGCATAAGCGCCAACGTTTGCAACGCTTGTTTCAACTGCTCTTGTTTTTGCAACGCTTTCGGTTCTTCTTCGTTCTTTTTCACACGACATTGTTCATATTGTTTACTTGCTTGTTCATACATCACGCTTGTTTGTTGTAATTGGGAAGCTAGTTCACTTGCTTTTTTTTGCCAACTTACAACTTCTTGTGCGCTTCGTTCCGCTTGTTCCATATACGGCACAAGTCGCTCCGCCTCTTTGCTTCGCTCATACGTTTGCGCAAGCTGTTTCATCTGTTCTTCTTGTTCGCGCCATTTGTTTAGTTCATGTTCAACTTTTTCTTTTTCACATTGCCATTGCCATAATTGCTTTTCTTTTTCGTATTGTTCATGGATGTGACGCAACTTGCTTTTCGCTCTCTCTAACTCCTCTTTTTTTTCTGCTAATGCTTGCTTTTGTTTCTCGACTTGTTCTTTTGACGCATCGCCAAGCCCTGCCTGTTCCCCTTTAATCGCTTCGAGTTTTGCTGACGCCTCGGCTAATTTATTTTTTAATTTTTTATTTAATTCGTCTCCATACCGTTCGAGATGAAACAACCGCTGCAACATTTGGCGGCGCTCTGACCCTTTAAGCGATAAAAATTCCGCAAATTTTCCTTGTGGTAACACAACGGCTCGTGTAAAGTCTTTCATTTCTAAACCGAGCAATTGTTTTACTTGCTCATCGACAAGCCGTGTTTTATCTGCAATGACGACTCGTTCCGCTCCTTCTTCAATTAGGCGGCTGACGACGGAACGAATACGCAACGCATCCGCACGCTTAAACGAGCGCTCAACGGTATATCGTTTAGCCCCACTTGCATTTTGCAATTCAAACGTAAACGAAACGAATAACTCATTTTCGGCATGATTCATAATTCCGTTCGTTTGATTGGACGCACGCTCTACATTTCCGTATAAAGCGAGCGTCATTGCATCTAAAATCGATGACTTCCCGCTTCCTGTCGGTCCGAAAATGCCAAATAATCCCCCTTCGCATAGTTTTTCAAAGTCAATCGTTTCTTTTTGACGAAAACTATGCAATCCTGCGATCGTTAAACGAATCGGCTTCATTGTTCGTCCTCCTCGGCAACGAGCTGTAAAAATAGTTGAACGATCTCTTCGGACGGTTTCCCTCCACCTGTTTGTCGTTCATAAAAACGCGTAAACAACGTTTCAATTGGCACATCGGTATGCACTTCACGAGTAACTTCTTCTTTCTTTAAGTAGTTCGGGCGAATATGAACAAATCCATCATACAATTTGCGTAGTCGATGTGTTTCTTCTAACGTTAACGATTGCTCGACATCAATTTCTAAATCAATCCACGCGCCGCGATCGCGCCCTTCCTCAATCCAACGATACACTTGCGCAAGCCCTTCTGTCGCTTTCCATCTGACAAGCGGACGTCCTTTTGACAATAAATATTCTGAAATGATCGGTGTGCAACGTGGCTGTACATCAATGATCGTGACAGACTTGCTGTATCCTGCTTCAGAAAAACTGTAAGCAAGCGGTGAACCGGAATAGCGCGCCGGCATGACCGCATGTTTTACATCTTGCGGACGATGCAAATGACCGAGCGCGACATATTGCGCCTGCGCAGGAAAGCTTGCCGGCGACACCGTATACGCCCCACCGAGCTCAATCGGACGCTCGGAGTCGCACGTTGCCCCGCCTGCAACATATAAATGGCTCATCGCAATATTCACCGCATCCTCTCGAAACGATTCGTTCATTTTCGCAAAAATGGCTCGAATGCGTTCATCATATCGTGCGCGCAACAACGCCTCGTCGCACTCCTCCGCCAACAATTCATTCAGTCGCGCCTCTGACGGATAGGGAAGCGCTCCGACCATTAACGTCTCGTCGCTTGATGGAACGTAAATTTGTTGCACACGATCGGTCGGAAAACCTAGCAACGTAATAGCGTGCATATTTGCAATCGGAGCGGCAGCGCTTAAACGCCCCGGATGATCGTGATTTCCTGCAATGACGACAACGTGGCGCTTACCGTAATCGCTTAACCGCGAAAGCGCTTCGTAAAAAAGCTTTTCCGCATCAGCAGGCGGATTGACTGTATCGAACGCATCGCCTGCAAGCAATACGACATCAATGTTTTCTTTTTGTACGATTTCGACCATTTCATCGATGACCGCTTCTTGCTCGAGTAAGCGGCTCCGTCCTTCAAGTGTTTTTCCTAAATGCCAATCAGCTGTATGTAAAATACGCAAATTAATTTCCCCCCATCGCTACAAGTAGCGCACCATCAAAAGCGTACACATACGTTTCTGTTACTTTCTTTCCCCAAATCGCTTCAATCGCTTCCTGATATAACGCCAATTGCCCTTTATATCGTCGCTTTAATTGTTCTTTCGGATCGCTCATCCATGACACGCGATCGGTTTTATAGTCAATTAAAACGAGCCCATGTTCATCTTCAAACACGCAATCAATAACCCCTTGAACGACAACTGTCTCGCCTTCCATTTCGTGCGCCAAATAAAACGGCACTTCCCGTTCAAGCCGAGTCGCCCGTTGCATTCGTTTACCAATCGGAGTGTGGAAAAAAGCAACGATGCTTTCTACATCAATAACCGTTGCCTGTTCTTCCGTTAGCCATTCACCGTTCACCATGCGCGCGATTTGCTCCCGCACCGTATCAACCGTCACTTCTTTTGTGACATCAACATGTTGCATCACAAGGTGCATCATCGTTCCTCGCTCCGCTGGCGTCATCATTTTCGCTTGCAAAAAGCGCGGACGGTCAACAAGCTCTTTTCGAAACGGCTGTTCTGCATGCCCACCGTATATGTCGCGCTGCCGCTTTAACTCCGATACGCTTTGTTTTGCCCTTAACACCGTTGCATCGGCATACGTATACGTCCAAAAAAGACGACGCTTTACTTCTTGTTCATATTCGCTTTTCATTGGTACAGGTTGCAGTTGTTGAATCGCCTCGACAATGTCTCGATGTTCATTCGCTTGCTCATCTTCTTGCTCAAGCGCATGCGCTGGCACGATGTGAATATCCCACAATGATGGATCATGAAGCACCGTTGAAGACGAACATATTCCTTGTGGGTGACGGGCTAATGCATAACCGATCCAATCCGCATAGCTTTTCGCCTTTTCAATCACATAAGCTGGCAATTCCCACGTTTGTATATAAGCAACTTCTTGCCATTTTTTCTTTTTCGCTTCCATATCTTTTGCGGTACAGACGATGTACAATTTTTCTTTTGCTCGCGTTAACGCAACATATAAAATACGCATTTCTTCCGCTAGCAGTTGCCATTTCATTTTTTTCTTTATCGCCAATTGTGCAACCGTCGGGTAGCTTGCTCGCCACGTCGGATGAACGAAGCGCATCCCTAGTCCGAAATCTTTATCTAATATATAGTCGCTGCGCAAATCTTGCATATTAAACGATTTTGCTGCACCTGCTAAAAAGACGACCGGAAACTCAAGCCCTTTACT comes from Anoxybacillus flavithermus and encodes:
- a CDS encoding exonuclease SbcCD subunit D — translated: MRILHTADWHLGKTLEGRSRLLEQEAVIDEMVEIVQKENIDVVLLAGDAFDTVNPPADAEKLFYEALSRLSDYGKRHVVVIAGNHDHPGRLSAAAPIANMHAITLLGFPTDRVQQIYVPSSDETLMVGALPYPSEARLNELLAEECDEALLRARYDERIRAIFAKMNESFREDAVNIAMSHLYVAGGATCDSERPIELGGAYTVSPASFPAQAQYVALGHLHRPQDVKHAVMPARYSGSPLAYSFSEAGYSKSVTIIDVQPRCTPIISEYLLSKGRPLVRWKATEGLAQVYRWIEEGRDRGAWIDLEIDVEQSLTLEETHRLRKLYDGFVHIRPNYLKKEEVTREVHTDVPIETLFTRFYERQTGGGKPSEEIVQLFLQLVAEEDEQ
- a CDS encoding AAA family ATPase, which translates into the protein MKPIRLTIAGLHSFRQKETIDFEKLCEGGLFGIFGPTGSGKSSILDAMTLALYGNVERASNQTNGIMNHAENELFVSFTFELQNASGAKRYTVERSFKRADALRIRSVVSRLIEEGAERVVIADKTRLVDEQVKQLLGLEMKDFTRAVVLPQGKFAEFLSLKGSERRQMLQRLFHLERYGDELNKKLKNKLAEASAKLEAIKGEQAGLGDASKEQVEKQKQALAEKKEELERAKSKLRHIHEQYEKEKQLWQWQCEKEKVEHELNKWREQEEQMKQLAQTYERSKEAERLVPYMEQAERSAQEVVSWQKKASELASQLQQTSVMYEQASKQYEQCRVKKNEEEPKALQKQEQLKQALQTLALMRSLEQQQAKLRASLREIEQKEQQALQMVETCTKEYTTWSAKQAELKKQWEEKRVDVHVKERLEQAYEIKKRIQLQQQQLEELEREKENKQKVYETLKQTYDEVMKQMKENEARFVATFRYVESLYHRVCERERQVAVLVYQKKEERKQMEAARLHDLAATLAERLRDGEACPVCGSTHHPNRAKRKETALEEEAMKRMEHSIQHGEQLMIAMQQIKVQVEQLAELMARQPLPQHVDVEKVKREVEETPLCSLQEAEVEQKALYQDYVECRERVRHYMEQWNEQKQKQQQYAYQMETIGQQIREWEEKCLEKRARVEEEKKMWHEAYPDVSFEQVDAMLSELREREREAQQLQQRIEKSVIVLDDKRAELERWKETYQDMTKQKAQCMTEWNMHKQQYEQYKRTLPEEIDEERVQQQIVFMEQALQRMKREEEEAYARWMNLQQQLRTLQADKQAADVALQEAEKRKKEAEYALAEQLQTSSFTAVDDVRASRLDEQTKQQIAQRIQQYNDVLTKLQNEWQRLREAMNGAVITKQQWEETVYAYEQVKQQVDEHMRQLGSLEAIVADLETKHVRFVQLQQERTQLEKVVGQYEELQKVLRGNSFVEFIAEEQLVHVARYASERLGELTRQRYAIELDSEGGFVIRDDANGGVRRPVTTLSGGETFLTSLSLALALSAQIQLRGEYPLQFFFLDEGFGTLDQELLDVVMTALERLRAEKMAIGVISHVQELHARMPKRLIVKPAEPSGKGTTVYLEVM